Proteins encoded in a region of the Diabrotica virgifera virgifera chromosome 4, PGI_DIABVI_V3a genome:
- the LOC114347424 gene encoding uncharacterized protein LOC114347424: MMCKLLLATLAVYLCLEAASAQHATGFNPNQNRQPHATGLIVPNGYQRHATGLNPGRRTGRVYRDLSSADTGRNHRKILGAHANSNGPTHPGLPLAPGPVIHPH; the protein is encoded by the exons ttggcCACTTTGGCCGTATATCTATGCCTTGAAGCAGCATCTGCGCAACATGCTACTGGATTCAACCCCAATCAAAATCGCCAACCCCATGCAACTGGACTTATTGTCCCCAATGGATATCAGCGCCACGCTACTGGTTTAAATCCAGGCCGCCGAACTGGACGCGTCTACAGAGACTTAAGCAGCGCTGACACAGGGAGAAACCATCGCAAAATTCTGGGAGCTCA tGCTAACTCAAATGGACCTACTCATCCCGGACTTCCACTTGCTCCAGGCCCAGTAATTCATCCTCACTAA